One genomic region from Argentina anserina chromosome 2, drPotAnse1.1, whole genome shotgun sequence encodes:
- the LOC126783985 gene encoding protein IDA-LIKE 2-like: MGKQRDRVVVVIWLLLLVMLIFLVGNTQSSRALLLDESTNQVVLKKKPNNSNNSDENSSSVMHRSFFAFLPKSTPIPPSGPSREHNGIGLQSSSQLSP, translated from the coding sequence ATGGGGAAACAACGTGATCGTGTTGTGGTTGTGATATGGTTGCTGCTTTTAGTCATGCTCATCTTTCTggttggaaacactcaaagCTCTCGAGCCCTACTTCTAGATGAGAGTACTAACCAAGTTGTGTTGAAGAAGAAGCCCAACAACAGCAACAACTCTGATGAGAATTCATCGTCGGTGATGCACCGTAGTTTCTTCGCATTCTTGCCAAAGTCGACTCCTATCCCACCATCGGGTCCTTCAAGGGAGCACAACGGTATTGGCTTACAGAGCTCTTCACAGCTCTCACCTTGA